A single genomic interval of Lathyrus oleraceus cultivar Zhongwan6 chromosome 7, CAAS_Psat_ZW6_1.0, whole genome shotgun sequence harbors:
- the LOC127107624 gene encoding uncharacterized protein LOC127107624, giving the protein MGKKGGAKNLPKPESKSHTSITLREEATGKLKTKPIVNTKSHLKIDHLKKLAVWTTTNPHIPSLSAFYGQHLATVSEAAGVPPDPSLLTCQRCETVLHPGFNSTVRIEKNRSKVRHRQKKFGNIAQNNVVYKCHFCSHQNIKRGTPKGHLKKLCPTKDKPSLESTPATKPIVHKSLKLEKHMVSKDEGGELHTVGSEVVVKDVAPMKGLETPFSTSTPTLLEAKKRNRNKSSSKNAFETPSMSARVNTQSTASKRRKKSWTSLKEIAKSKESDNSGVANSTIPFFL; this is encoded by the exons ATGGGGAAGAAAGGAGGAGCGAAAAATCTCCCAAAACCGGAATCAAAATCTCACACTTCTATTACACTGAGAGAAGAAGCCACTGGAAAATTAAAAACGAAGCCAATCGTTAACACAAAGTCACATCTGAAAATCGATCATTTGAAAAAACTTGCGGTGTGGACCACTACTAACCCTCACATACCGTCTCTGAGTGCCTTCTATGGTCAGCATTTGGCCACCGTTTCAGAGGCTGCTGGTGTACCTCCTGATCCTTCTCTACTCACTTGCCAAAG GTGTGAAACTGTTCTTCATCCCGGCTTTAATTCAACTGTACGAATTGAGAAAAATAGATCAAAGGTCAGACACAGGCAAAAGAAGTTTGGCAACATCGCCCAAAACAATGTCGTGTACAAGTGCCATTTCTGTTCACATCAGAATATCAAGAGAGGTACCCCTAAGGGACATTTGAAAAAACTATGCCCGACAAAAGATAAACCATCCTTAGAATCAACACCCGCCACAAAACCAATTGTACACAAATCTTTAAAATTAGAGAAACACATGGTAAGCAAAGATGAAGGCGGTGAATTACACACTGTTGGTTCAGAAGTTGTAGTTAAGGACGTCGCCCCTATGAAGGGTCTGGAAACTCCGTTTAGTACAAGTACACCAACATTGTTAGAAGCAAAGAAGAGAAATAGAAACAAATCCTCGTCCAAGAATGCGTTTGAAACTCCAAGCATGTCTGCAAGAGTAAATACTCAGAGCACTGCGAGCAAAAGACGGAAAAAATCATGGACCAGTTTAAAAGAAATTGCTAAGAGCAAAGAGAGTGATAACAGTGGAGTTGCTAATTCGACAATCCCATTTTTTCTATAA
- the LOC127107627 gene encoding plastidic ATP/ADP-transporter, producing the protein MVAVLQTRGLLSLPANPKTRALVQPNGLKHRFLSLKPQTLVGSSLSSNGFSKLNSFSPKVNGFGQNERNLFICKAEAAAASDGQQPVFGEAEVEKKPKILGIEVDTMKKILPLGLMFFCILFNYTILRDTKDVLVVTAKGSSAEIIPFLKTWVNLPMAIGFMLLYTKLSNVLSKQALFYTVILPFIAFFGAFGFVLYPLSNYIHPEAFADKLLSVLGPRFLGPLAIIRIWSFCLFYVMAELWGSVVVSVLFWGFANQITTIDEAKRFYPLFGLGANVALIFSGRTVKYFSNMRKNLGPGVDGWAISLKGMMSIVVLMGFAICGLYWWTNNFVPLPERSVKKKKKPKMGTMESLKFLVSSRYIRDLATLVVAYGISINLVEVTWKSKLKAQFPSPNEYSSFMGDFSTATGIATFIMMLLSQYIFDKYGWGVAAKITPTVLLLTGVGFFSLILFGGPIAPGLASLGMTPLLAAVYVGALQNIFSKSAKYSLFDPCKEMAYIPLDEDTKVKGKAAIDVVCNPLGKSGGALIQQFMILTFGSLANSTPYLGGVLLVIVLAWLGAAKSLDTQFTALRKEEELEKEMERAAAVKIPVVSENDGGNGSLTSDSSNSPSEASTPRNN; encoded by the exons ATGGTGGCTGTTCTTCAAACCAGAGGGCTTCTCTCCCTCCCTGCAAACCCTAAAACAAGGGCTTTGGTTCAACCCAATGGCTTAAAGCATAGATTTTTATCACTTAAACCCCAAACCCTTGTTGGTTCTTCTCTCAGTTCAAATGGGTTTTCAAAACTCAATTCGTTTTCACCAAAAGTTAATGGTTTTGGTCAAAACGAGAGGAATTTGTTCATCTGTAAAGCAGAGGCGGCTGCTGCTTCTGATGGACAACAACCAGTTTTTGGGGAGGCTGAGGTTGAGAAAAAACCTAAAATTTTGGGGATTGAGGTTGATACAATGAAAAAGATTTTACCTTTAGGGTTGATGTTCTTTTGCATCCTTTTTAATTATACGATTTTGAGGgatactaaggatgttttggtTGTTACTGCAAAGGGGAGTAGTGCTGAGATTATACCGTTTTTGAAAACATGGGTGAATCTTCCTATGGCTATTGGGTTTATGTTGTTGTATACAAAGTTGTCTAATGTTTTGTCAAAACAGGCACTTTTTTACACTGTGATTCTCCCTTTTATTGCTTTCTTTGGGgcttttggttttgttttgtaTCCTCTTAGCAACTATATTCACCCTGAGGCTTTTGCAGACAAGCTTCTTAGTGTTCTTGGTCCTAGGTTTCTTGGTCCTCTTGCAATTATCAGAATTTGGAGTTTCTGTTTGTTCTATGTCATGGCTGAATTGTGGGGGAGTGTGGTTGTTTCTGTGCTCTTTTGGGGTTTTGCTAATCAg ATAACTACCATTGACGAAGCAAAACGATTCTACCCACTGTTTGGACTTGGTGCCAATGTAGCTCTTATTTTCTCTGGTCGTACTGTGAAGTACTTTTCTAATATGAGGAAGAATTTAGGTCCCGGTGTTGATGGTTGGGCCATCTCTCTAAAGGGAATGATGAGCATAGTTGTGCTCATGGGATTTGCAATCTGTGGCCTGTACTGGTGGACGAATAATTTCGTCCCTCTTCCAGAACGTAGCGTGAAGAAGAAG AAGAAGCCCAAAATGGGAACAATGGAGAGCTTGAAATTCTTGGTGTCTTCAAGATACATCAGAGATCTTGCCACTTTAGTGGTTGCTTACGGAATCAGTATCAATCTTGTCGAGGTTACATGGAAGTCTAAGCTCAAAGCTCAG TTTCCTAGCCCCAACGAGTACTCTTCTTTCATGGGTGACTTCTCGACTGCAACTGGAATTGCCACGTTCATAATGATGCTTCTAAGTCAATATATATTTGACAAATATGGTTGGGGAGTTGCTGCCAAGATCACACCTACCGTCTTGCTTCTAACCGGAGTCGGTTTCTTCTCTCTCATATTGTTTGGAGGTCCAATTGCACCCGGTCTTGCATCACTTGGAATGACTCCACTGCTAGCAGCTGTTTATGTCGGTGCCTTGCAAAACATCTTTAGCAAGAGTGCTAAGTACAGCTTGTTCGATCCCTGCAAAGAAATGGCTTACATTCCCTTGGATGAGGATACCAAG GTCAAAGGCAAAGCAGCTATTGATGTTGTTTGCAACCCATTGGGAAAATCCGGAGGCGCCCTTATCCAACAATTCATGATCCTAACTTTCGGATCACTCGCCAATTCAACTCCATACCTGGGAGGTGTGCTTCTAGTGATTGTTCTTGCCTGGTTAGGAGCAGCCAAGTCATTGGATACACAGTTTACTGCATTGCGTAAAGAGGAAGAACTCGAGAAAGAGATGGAAAGAGCAGCCGCTGTGAAGATACCAGTGGTCTCTGAGAACGATGGTGGCAACGGTTCCCTCACCAGTGACTCATCAAATAGTCCATCCGAAGCCTCGACTCCTCGCAACAATTAA